A section of the Camelus dromedarius isolate mCamDro1 chromosome 14, mCamDro1.pat, whole genome shotgun sequence genome encodes:
- the PARS2 gene encoding probable proline--tRNA ligase, mitochondrial, with protein MEGLLTRCSALPALATCSHQLSGYVPHRFHHRTPGRGERLVLSRMFQPQNLREDQVLSLEGRSGDLTCKSQRLMLQVGLIYPASSGCYHLLPYTVRAMEKLVRLIDQEMQAIGGQKVNMPSLSPAELWRATNRWDLMGKELLRLRDRHGKEYCLGPTHEEAITALVASQKTLSYKQLPFLLYQVTRKFRDEPRPRFGLLRGREFYMKDMYTFDCSPEAARQTYHLVCGAYDSLFHRLGLHCVKVQADVGSIGGTMSHEFQLPVDVGEDRLAICPSCNFAANMETLGSAQTNCPACQGPLTETKGIEVGHTFYLGTKYSSIFNSQFTNVHGRPSLAEMGCYGLGVTRILAAAIEVLSTEDCIRWPGLLAPYQVCLIPPKKGSKEEEATELTGHLYDHITEAVPQLRGEVLLDDRTHLTIGNRLKDANKFGYPFVIIVGRRALDNPAHFEVWCQNTGEVVFLTREGVLELLSQVQVV; from the coding sequence ATGGAAGGGCTGCTGACAAGATGCAGCGCGCTGCCCGCCCTGGCCACCTGCAGCCACCAGCTCTCTGGGTACGTCCCTCACAGGTTTCACCACCGCACCCCGGGGAGAGGGGAGCGCTTGGTGCTGTCCCGCATGTTCCAGCCCCAGAACCTTCGGGAAGACCAGGTGCTCTCTCTCGAGGGCAGATCTGGCGACCTGACCTGTAAGAGCCAGCGGCTGATGCTGCAGGTGGGCCTGATCTACCCGGCAAGCTCCGGCTGTTACCACCTCCTGCCTTACACTGTCCGAGCCATGGAGAAGCTCGTGCGGCTGATAGACCAGGAGATGCAGGCCATTGGGGGGCAGAAGGTCAACATGCCCAGCCTCAGCCCAGCAGAGCTCTGGCGAGCCACCAACCGGTGGGACTTGATGGGCAAGGAGCTGCTGAGACTGAGAGACAGACACGGCAAGGAATACTGCCTAGGACCAACTCACGAGGAGGCCATTACAGCCCTGGTTGCCTCCCAGAAGACACTGTCCTACAAGCAGCTCCCGTTCCTGCTGTACCAGGTGACGAGGAAGTTTCGGGATGAGCCCAGGCCCCGCTTTGGTCTTCTCCGTGGCCGAGAATTTTACATGAAGGACATGTACACCTTTGACTGCTCCCCCGAGGCCGCCCGGCAGACCTACCACCTGGTGTGTGGGGCCTACGACAGCCTGTTCCACAGGCTGGGGCTGCACTGTGTCAAGGTCCAGGCAGACGTGGGCAGCATCGGGGGCACCATGTCTCACGAGTTCCAGCTGCCGGTGGACGTCGGGGAGGACCGGCTTGCAATCTGTCCCAGCTGCAACTTCGCAGCCAACATGGAGACTCTGGGCTCGGCACAGACAAACTGCCCTGCTTGCCAGGGACCACTGACCGAAACAAAAGGCATCGAGGTGGGGCACACGTTTTACCTTGGCACCAAGTACTCCTCCATTTTCAATTCCCAGTTCACCAATGTCCACGGCAGACCATCCCTAGCTGAAATGGGGTGTTATGGCTTGGGTGTGACACGGATCTTGGCTGCTGCCATTGAAGTTCTCTCTACAGAAGACTGCATCCGCTGGCCCGGCCTCCTGGCCCCTTACCAAGTCTGTCTCATCCCTCCCAAGAAGGGCAgtaaggaggaggaggccacagaGCTCACGGGGCACCTGTATGACCACATCACAGAAGCAGTGCCGCAACTCCGCGGGGAGGTCCTGCTGGACGACAGGACCCATCTGACCATCGGAAACAGACTGAAGGATGCCAACAAGTTCGGCTACCCCTTTGTGATCATTGTGGGCAGAAGGGCCCTGGACAACCCTGCACACTTTGAGGTTTGGTGCCAGAACACCGGAGAGGTGGTCTTCCTCACCAGAGAGGGAGTCCTGGAATTGCTGAGCCAAGTGCAGGTTGTCTGa